One genomic region from Stackebrandtia nassauensis DSM 44728 encodes:
- a CDS encoding FtsK/SpoIIIE domain-containing protein, whose translation MAGWRSRLASHVAAELSTARGAVRQLAQRADRRATEAKRAASRAMDTAREKQAALTSTHRAEVDRITAKAESDIDNAVAELTEVTARLSAPCADAEWSRWTPAPVDRSLAAPLLRVGSLAIGSADAETQRPPALVGLMDHSHLRIAGAAEAALPSVLLRAIGCAEPGACRLTVYDPERLGGSLAGFAPLAPAGLLSFVGPHGLSDMLDEHVEHIRRINATVLAGDHASLRELAETTGRRPEPWRLLVLLGAEMDDWTKDQRAQLTRIRRTGVACGVHLIVVGTDAADDANTLSLDTTSTTLAGQAPVRLDPAPPSALITGTCRRIAEVYAAGPQPTRLSDLIPETLWTKSSACELSVPLGEGSDGRLADIVLGDNPPHALIGGPSGSGKTNLIYSWLGALTARYHPDELALYMLDFKEGVSFARFAGGRRDPSWLPHVRLVGVNINDDREFGLALLRYLRQELRRRAEAAKRHEATKLEELRAVDPQGRWPRIMAVIDEFQVLLDGRDSVAAEAVALLEDLARRGRSQGIHLVLASQDVAGIEALWGRPSLIAQFTLRIALPKARRLLAEANNLAEEIPRYHAVVNSDSGVTQANRVVRLPNASDRAVWDPLQEKLWRQRPADNDSPLLFDGDHVPVLPERIELPTTDPTPVAVLGKAIDVSSRAATLRLTRTPGRNLAILGTRTTEACDVLAGAALSVARTTDVRVTICCLDPDAAAHAYRLAWACEAAGSTVDWQDKLDEVVTAWEEQPTDRPHLVLLYAVDAAGSSLTTAGRNALRSMLLTGPERRVHTFGWWRSVPRLREDLGGYAARFDAIDAWVALDVQGPELAPLSPQPGGPAWYPRTRRGLFFDRAVHRQAEVLIPYDTESVLPTVDNMLTGSPADEH comes from the coding sequence ATGGCCGGATGGCGTTCCCGATTGGCCAGTCACGTCGCCGCCGAACTGTCGACGGCTCGCGGCGCGGTGCGGCAGCTCGCGCAGCGCGCCGACCGCCGGGCGACCGAGGCCAAACGCGCTGCCTCGCGCGCGATGGACACCGCGCGCGAGAAACAGGCCGCGCTGACCTCGACCCACCGCGCCGAGGTCGACCGCATCACGGCCAAGGCGGAGTCCGATATCGACAACGCCGTCGCCGAGCTGACCGAGGTCACGGCGCGACTGTCGGCCCCGTGCGCCGACGCCGAATGGTCGCGCTGGACCCCCGCGCCGGTCGACCGGTCGCTGGCCGCGCCGCTGCTGCGGGTCGGCAGTCTCGCGATCGGCTCGGCCGACGCCGAGACCCAGCGCCCGCCCGCGCTGGTCGGTTTGATGGACCACTCGCACCTGCGCATCGCCGGGGCCGCCGAGGCGGCGCTTCCCAGCGTCCTGTTGCGCGCCATCGGTTGCGCCGAGCCGGGCGCCTGCCGCCTGACCGTCTACGACCCCGAGCGCCTCGGCGGCAGCCTGGCGGGTTTCGCGCCGCTGGCCCCGGCGGGCCTGCTGAGTTTCGTCGGGCCGCACGGTCTGTCGGACATGCTTGACGAACACGTCGAGCACATCCGCCGCATCAACGCCACCGTCCTGGCCGGAGACCACGCTTCCCTGCGGGAACTGGCCGAGACCACCGGACGCCGCCCCGAACCGTGGCGGCTGTTGGTGTTGCTGGGCGCCGAGATGGACGACTGGACCAAGGACCAGCGCGCTCAGCTGACCCGCATCCGCCGCACCGGTGTCGCCTGCGGCGTCCACCTCATCGTCGTGGGCACCGACGCCGCCGACGACGCCAACACGCTCAGCCTCGACACCACCAGCACCACACTGGCCGGTCAGGCCCCGGTGCGGCTCGACCCGGCGCCGCCCTCGGCGCTCATCACCGGAACCTGCCGCCGCATCGCCGAGGTCTACGCCGCCGGTCCACAGCCGACCCGGCTGTCCGACCTCATCCCCGAGACACTGTGGACCAAGAGCTCGGCCTGCGAGCTGTCGGTCCCGCTGGGGGAGGGCAGCGACGGCAGGCTCGCCGACATCGTCCTGGGCGACAACCCGCCGCACGCCCTCATCGGCGGGCCCAGCGGTTCGGGTAAGACCAACCTCATCTACTCGTGGCTGGGCGCCCTGACGGCGCGCTACCACCCCGACGAGCTGGCACTGTACATGCTGGACTTCAAGGAGGGCGTGTCCTTCGCGCGCTTCGCCGGTGGCCGCCGCGACCCCAGCTGGCTGCCGCACGTGCGGCTGGTCGGTGTCAACATCAACGACGACCGCGAGTTCGGTCTGGCGCTGCTGCGGTACCTGCGTCAGGAACTGCGCCGCCGCGCCGAGGCCGCCAAACGCCACGAGGCCACCAAACTGGAGGAACTGCGCGCCGTCGACCCGCAGGGCCGGTGGCCGCGCATCATGGCCGTCATCGACGAGTTCCAGGTGTTGTTGGACGGACGCGACTCGGTGGCCGCCGAGGCCGTCGCGCTGCTGGAGGACCTGGCCCGCCGGGGCCGCTCCCAGGGCATCCACCTGGTGCTGGCCAGCCAGGACGTCGCGGGCATCGAGGCACTGTGGGGCCGTCCCTCGCTGATCGCCCAGTTCACGCTGCGCATCGCGCTGCCCAAGGCCCGCAGGCTGCTGGCCGAGGCCAACAACCTCGCCGAGGAGATCCCGCGCTACCACGCCGTGGTCAACTCCGATTCCGGTGTCACCCAGGCGAACCGGGTGGTGCGGCTCCCCAACGCCAGCGACCGCGCGGTGTGGGATCCGTTGCAGGAGAAGCTGTGGAGGCAACGCCCGGCTGACAACGACTCGCCGCTGCTGTTCGACGGTGACCACGTCCCGGTGCTGCCCGAACGCATCGAACTGCCCACCACCGACCCGACGCCGGTGGCGGTGCTGGGCAAGGCCATCGACGTGTCCTCGCGGGCCGCGACGCTGCGGCTGACCCGCACGCCGGGCCGCAACCTGGCCATCCTGGGCACCCGCACCACCGAGGCCTGCGACGTGCTGGCCGGTGCCGCGCTGTCGGTGGCCCGCACCACCGACGTGCGGGTCACGATCTGCTGCCTGGACCCGGACGCCGCCGCGCACGCCTACCGGCTGGCCTGGGCCTGCGAGGCCGCCGGCTCGACCGTCGACTGGCAGGACAAACTGGACGAGGTCGTGACCGCGTGGGAGGAACAGCCCACCGACCGTCCACATCTGGTGCTGCTGTACGCGGTGGACGCGGCGGGTTCCTCGCTGACCACCGCGGGCCGCAACGCCTTGCGCAGCATGCTGTTGACGGGTCCGGAGCGCCGGGTCCACACCTTCGGCTGGTGGCGTTCGGTGCCCCGGCTGCGCGAGGACCTGGGCGGCTACGCGGCCCGCTTCGACGCCATCGACGCCTGGGTGGCCCTGGACGTCCAGGGCCCCGAACTGGCGCCGCTGTCGCCGCAGCCGGGCGGCCCGGCCTGGTATCCGCGCACCCGCCGCGGCCTGTTCTTCGACCGCGCGGTGCACCGGCAGGCCGAGGTGCTGATTCCGTACGACACCGAATCCGTGTTGCCGACAGTGGACAACATGCTGACCGGGAGCCCCGCCGATGAGCACTGA
- a CDS encoding 3-hydroxyacyl-CoA dehydrogenase — translation METVGVIGLGTMGAGIAEVFAKAGLHVIGVDIDDAAVERGRGHLAKSLDRQVAKGRLDADTRTAIDTRLTLTTDFEGLATTRLVVEAVPELLDIKRATFTRLDQHCGADTILATNTSSLSIAEIAGFTSRPAKVIGMHFFNPAPIMKLVEVVRGADTDPEVVAYVEELSRRLGKTPVTVADRPGFVVNRLLVGYLNQAAKLLDSQSAGRDEVDAAIKAAGLPMGPFMLMDVVGLDTLVEILDVIHADSGSPRHEAAGSLRSLVADGKLGRKSGAGFYDHSQSVAEAEVAADRVAELQRELILPHIGEAQEMADSGYASESDIDTAMKLGCGYPDGVFGLLRS, via the coding sequence ATGGAAACAGTGGGTGTCATCGGGCTGGGCACGATGGGGGCCGGTATCGCCGAGGTCTTCGCCAAGGCGGGCCTGCACGTCATCGGGGTCGATATCGACGACGCGGCGGTGGAGCGCGGTCGCGGCCACCTGGCCAAGTCGCTGGACCGGCAGGTCGCGAAGGGACGGCTGGACGCCGACACCCGCACCGCGATCGACACCCGGCTCACCCTGACCACCGACTTCGAGGGCCTGGCCACCACGCGCCTGGTCGTGGAGGCGGTGCCCGAGCTGCTCGACATCAAACGCGCGACGTTCACGCGACTGGACCAGCACTGCGGGGCGGACACGATCCTGGCCACGAACACGTCCTCGCTGTCGATCGCCGAGATCGCCGGGTTCACCTCGCGTCCGGCGAAGGTCATCGGGATGCACTTCTTCAACCCGGCGCCGATCATGAAGCTCGTCGAGGTGGTGCGCGGGGCCGACACCGACCCCGAGGTGGTCGCCTACGTCGAGGAGCTGTCGCGGCGCCTGGGCAAGACGCCGGTGACGGTGGCCGACCGTCCCGGCTTCGTGGTCAACCGGTTGCTGGTGGGCTACCTCAACCAGGCGGCGAAGCTGCTGGACTCCCAGAGCGCCGGACGCGACGAGGTCGACGCCGCGATCAAGGCGGCCGGGCTTCCCATGGGGCCGTTCATGCTCATGGACGTCGTCGGCCTGGACACCCTGGTGGAGATCCTGGACGTCATCCACGCCGACAGCGGCTCGCCCCGCCACGAGGCGGCCGGGTCGCTGCGTTCCCTGGTCGCGGACGGCAAACTGGGCCGCAAGTCCGGCGCGGGTTTCTACGACCACTCGCAGTCGGTCGCCGAGGCCGAGGTGGCCGCGGACCGGGTCGCCGAGTTGCAGCGGGAGCTGATCCTGCCGCACATCGGTGAGGCCCAGGAGATGGCCGACTCCGGCTACGCCAGCGAGTCCGATATCGACACCGCGATGAAGCTGGGCTGCGGCTACCCCGACGGGGTCTTCGGTCTGCTGCGTTCGTGA
- a CDS encoding aldehyde dehydrogenase family protein, translating to MSTAAPQISDGYLISTHPGNGSEVGRFAVDDAESVAKAVARARDAQTWWANLGFTQRRKLLLECRAEMARRIKDLVRLIRAETGKSVNDAFTEVAGCFENLAWAPKNARRVLGPRRRRGSLSMIDHSAYVEYRPYGVVAVIGPWNYPMYTVMGSVVYALAAGNTVVLKPSEYTPAVGQWLADVIDEVVGRPIVTVVHGLGETGAALCESEVDKIAFTGSVPTARKVAMAAAKRLIPVLIEGGGKDAAIVDVDADLDKTAEQLLWGAFTNAGQTCIGYERAYVPESIATELIDKLVKQATGIKVGDGEDAQIGPITMPRQIDVIAAHIDDALNRGATAVVGGREAVQPPYVHPTILVDVPEDSRAVTEETFGPVLVVNTVADAEEGLRRANATEYGLGGAVFGKRNAMSLARRMRSGMTSINSGFAFAGLPSLPFGGVGSSGYGRAHGDDGLREFAVVKSIAKRRAPGVIPVFSLNRKASHNKLIERIITFGSGKPRPRR from the coding sequence ATGAGCACCGCGGCCCCCCAGATCTCCGACGGCTATCTGATCTCCACGCATCCCGGCAACGGTTCCGAGGTCGGGCGGTTCGCCGTCGACGACGCCGAATCCGTGGCCAAGGCGGTCGCGCGGGCCCGGGACGCCCAGACCTGGTGGGCGAACCTCGGCTTCACCCAGCGCCGCAAACTGCTGCTGGAGTGCCGCGCCGAGATGGCCCGCCGGATCAAGGACCTGGTGCGGCTGATCCGCGCCGAGACCGGCAAGAGCGTCAACGACGCCTTCACCGAGGTCGCCGGGTGCTTCGAGAACCTCGCCTGGGCGCCCAAGAACGCCCGCCGGGTGCTGGGGCCGCGCCGCCGACGCGGCTCACTGTCCATGATCGACCACTCCGCGTACGTCGAGTACCGGCCCTACGGCGTGGTGGCGGTCATCGGACCCTGGAACTATCCCATGTACACGGTCATGGGCTCGGTCGTGTACGCGCTGGCGGCGGGCAACACCGTCGTCCTCAAACCCAGCGAGTACACCCCGGCCGTCGGACAGTGGCTGGCCGACGTCATCGACGAGGTCGTCGGACGCCCGATCGTCACCGTCGTGCACGGCCTGGGCGAGACCGGCGCCGCGCTGTGCGAGTCCGAGGTGGACAAGATCGCGTTCACCGGTTCGGTGCCCACCGCCCGCAAGGTCGCCATGGCGGCGGCCAAACGGCTCATCCCGGTGCTCATCGAGGGCGGCGGCAAGGACGCCGCGATCGTCGACGTCGACGCCGATCTCGACAAGACCGCCGAACAGCTGCTGTGGGGCGCCTTCACCAACGCGGGTCAGACCTGCATCGGCTACGAACGCGCCTACGTTCCCGAGTCCATCGCGACCGAGCTGATCGACAAACTCGTCAAGCAGGCCACCGGGATCAAGGTCGGCGACGGCGAGGACGCCCAGATCGGGCCGATCACCATGCCCCGTCAGATCGACGTCATCGCCGCCCACATCGACGACGCCCTCAACCGAGGCGCCACCGCCGTGGTGGGCGGTCGCGAGGCCGTTCAGCCGCCCTACGTCCACCCCACGATCCTCGTGGACGTACCGGAGGACTCCAGGGCCGTCACCGAGGAGACCTTCGGGCCGGTGCTGGTCGTCAACACCGTCGCCGACGCCGAGGAGGGGCTCCGGCGCGCCAACGCCACCGAGTACGGCCTGGGTGGAGCGGTCTTCGGCAAACGCAACGCAATGAGCCTGGCCCGCCGGATGCGCTCGGGGATGACGTCCATCAACTCCGGCTTCGCGTTCGCGGGTCTGCCGAGCCTGCCCTTCGGCGGCGTCGGCTCCAGCGGCTACGGCCGCGCCCACGGCGACGACGGGCTGCGCGAGTTCGCGGTCGTCAAGTCGATCGCCAAGCGCCGCGCACCCGGAGTGATCCCGGTGTTCTCGTTGAACCGCAAGGCATCCCACAACAAGCTCATCGAGCGGATCATCACCTTCGGCTCCGGGAAGCCACGACCGCGCCGGTAG
- a CDS encoding M28 family peptidase translates to MSMFKRLLLVLVTITLTTFSMTAVAQADQRLAPPDIPGANSMAHANQLQSIATANGGNRAHGTSGYRASADFIQSTLSRAGFTVTRQQFTYNGALGWNVIAEWPVGNPNDVVFLGAHLDGVRAGAGINDNGSGSSAVLETALAVARDNAQPTKRLRFGWWGAEENGLIGSAYYTRNLPSSERAKIDAYLNFDMVGQRDTTRWGIYVDSPTLGATFKQYFDSKGIATRSIDISGRSDHASFARYGIPVSGISSGSDPCYHSRCDTIANIGERVMGHSTNAAAYAAWRLAGIP, encoded by the coding sequence ATGTCCATGTTCAAACGCCTACTGCTGGTGCTCGTCACGATCACGCTGACGACGTTCTCCATGACCGCTGTGGCCCAAGCGGACCAGCGCCTGGCCCCGCCCGACATCCCCGGCGCCAACTCGATGGCCCACGCCAACCAGCTACAGTCCATCGCCACCGCCAACGGCGGCAACCGCGCCCACGGCACCAGCGGCTACCGGGCCTCCGCCGACTTCATCCAGTCGACCCTCAGCCGCGCCGGCTTCACGGTCACCCGGCAGCAGTTCACCTACAACGGCGCGCTCGGCTGGAACGTCATCGCCGAGTGGCCGGTGGGCAACCCCAACGACGTCGTGTTCCTCGGCGCCCACCTGGACGGCGTCCGCGCCGGAGCCGGTATCAACGACAACGGCTCCGGCTCCAGTGCCGTGCTGGAGACCGCGCTGGCCGTGGCCCGCGACAACGCCCAGCCCACCAAGCGACTGCGGTTCGGCTGGTGGGGCGCCGAGGAGAACGGCCTCATCGGTTCGGCGTACTACACCCGCAACCTGCCCTCGTCCGAACGCGCCAAGATCGACGCCTACCTCAACTTCGACATGGTCGGCCAGCGCGACACCACCCGGTGGGGCATCTATGTGGACTCACCCACGCTGGGCGCCACCTTCAAGCAGTACTTCGACTCCAAGGGCATCGCCACCCGCTCCATCGACATCAGCGGCCGCTCCGACCACGCGTCCTTCGCCCGCTACGGCATCCCGGTCAGCGGCATCTCCAGCGGCAGCGACCCCTGCTACCACTCCCGCTGCGACACCATCGCCAACATCGGCGAACGCGTGATGGGCCACAGCACCAACGCCGCCGCCTACGCCGCCTGGCGACTGGCGGGAATCCCGTAA
- a CDS encoding alpha/beta hydrolase: MTAIRANSILPARREALTLHTADGLELVGELAVPETAEPKATLVCVHPLPTHGGMMDSHVFRKAAWRLPALADVAVLRFNTRGTSSVQGTSQGSFDNAVGERFDVAAAIEYAEFAELPNLWLLGWSFGTDLVLKYGLEPGVTAAILLSPPLRYSTDTDLAAWAKDGRPLTALVPEHDQYLRPPEARQRFAAIPQAEVIGVEGAKHLWVGHAELLLDEITRRLNPDAVPLPSTWDGPMEFGDSSAYADRTVAAFADVEVPGPPQNEAGR, translated from the coding sequence GTGACCGCGATACGAGCCAACTCGATACTCCCCGCGCGCCGGGAGGCGCTCACGCTGCACACCGCCGACGGGCTGGAGCTCGTGGGGGAGCTGGCGGTCCCCGAGACCGCCGAACCCAAGGCCACCCTGGTGTGCGTGCACCCGCTGCCCACCCACGGCGGCATGATGGACAGTCACGTCTTCCGCAAGGCCGCCTGGCGACTGCCCGCGCTGGCCGACGTCGCCGTGCTGCGCTTCAACACCCGCGGCACCTCCAGCGTCCAGGGCACCAGCCAGGGCAGCTTCGACAACGCGGTGGGGGAGCGCTTCGACGTCGCCGCGGCCATCGAGTACGCCGAGTTCGCCGAACTGCCCAACCTGTGGCTGCTGGGCTGGTCCTTCGGCACCGACCTGGTGCTCAAGTACGGACTGGAGCCCGGCGTCACCGCCGCGATCCTGCTGTCGCCACCGCTGCGCTACTCCACCGACACCGACCTGGCGGCCTGGGCCAAGGACGGACGGCCGCTCACCGCGCTGGTCCCCGAACACGACCAGTACCTGCGACCACCCGAGGCCCGGCAGCGCTTCGCCGCCATCCCGCAGGCCGAGGTGATCGGCGTCGAGGGCGCCAAACACCTGTGGGTGGGGCACGCCGAACTGCTGCTCGACGAGATCACCCGCCGCCTCAACCCGGACGCCGTCCCGCTTCCGTCCACCTGGGACGGACCGATGGAGTTCGGCGACTCCAGCGCCTACGCCGACCGCACCGTCGCCGCGTTCGCCGACGTCGAGGTGCCCGGCCCGCCGCAGAACGAGGCCGGACGGTAG
- a CDS encoding protein kinase, translating into MPAVSTAGAVKLTRLLHRDAAAGVYTGTLGEARTPVVVTLAHQRVDGSAREVFLDWGSKLTHLSAHPHIAPVSAVGLTQDACPYIAVRATRATLADNLREAGPPPAGQVRAFGVALADTLATIHGTGLIHGALQPATILSSTGRKLLVAGFDATAPVLAHCLPPSAYTAPEHLDAAKAGSMHASPAADVHNLATLLYASLGGRLPWVTVSGKDTTDPLLRAAPIPDIPGVSIALTDVLGAAMNVDPRKRPSAAGLRDLLANVDTSRPLAAGRQPTTVCPALVPRSGPRPAPLPGGADIAVQSKRRSPRRFRLPRSVKVVVAFTAAFLATAGAGLATFAVTHADPAEPCPSDSVLTDAVTEVYGESSITDKLCGQDGYVAVTAKVAKESKSPESRAADSVVEYVALRMSDGVWTVIGDPCSSDTIPETIRDYVKC; encoded by the coding sequence ATGCCTGCGGTTTCGACTGCCGGAGCGGTCAAACTGACGCGTTTACTGCACCGTGATGCCGCCGCCGGGGTTTACACCGGCACCTTGGGCGAAGCACGGACACCCGTCGTCGTCACCCTGGCCCATCAGCGCGTCGACGGGTCGGCACGGGAAGTGTTCCTGGACTGGGGCTCCAAGCTGACGCACCTGTCCGCGCACCCGCACATCGCGCCGGTGTCCGCGGTGGGTCTCACCCAGGACGCATGCCCGTACATCGCGGTGCGCGCCACCCGCGCGACCCTCGCCGACAATCTGCGTGAGGCCGGGCCGCCCCCGGCCGGGCAGGTGCGGGCCTTCGGGGTCGCGCTGGCCGACACGCTGGCCACGATCCACGGCACCGGCCTGATTCACGGTGCCCTGCAACCGGCGACGATCCTGTCCAGTACCGGACGCAAACTGCTGGTCGCCGGGTTCGACGCCACCGCACCGGTGCTGGCGCACTGTCTGCCGCCCAGCGCCTACACCGCGCCGGAGCACCTGGACGCGGCCAAGGCCGGTTCGATGCACGCCAGCCCGGCCGCCGACGTCCACAATCTCGCCACGTTGCTGTACGCGTCGCTCGGCGGGCGGCTGCCGTGGGTCACCGTGTCGGGCAAGGACACCACCGATCCGCTGCTGCGGGCGGCGCCCATCCCCGACATCCCCGGCGTCAGCATCGCGCTGACCGACGTGCTGGGCGCGGCCATGAACGTCGACCCCCGCAAACGTCCCAGCGCCGCCGGACTGCGCGACCTGTTGGCCAATGTCGACACTTCGCGGCCGCTGGCGGCCGGACGGCAGCCCACGACGGTGTGCCCGGCACTGGTCCCCCGCTCGGGACCGCGTCCGGCGCCGCTGCCGGGTGGCGCCGACATCGCGGTGCAGTCCAAACGCCGCTCCCCCAGGCGATTCCGGCTTCCCCGGTCGGTGAAGGTGGTCGTGGCGTTCACGGCGGCGTTCCTGGCCACGGCCGGGGCGGGGCTGGCGACCTTCGCGGTGACGCACGCCGACCCGGCCGAACCGTGCCCCAGCGACTCGGTGCTGACCGACGCGGTGACCGAGGTGTACGGCGAGAGCTCCATCACCGACAAACTGTGTGGCCAGGACGGCTACGTCGCGGTGACGGCCAAGGTCGCCAAGGAGTCGAAGTCGCCGGAGTCGCGCGCGGCCGACTCGGTGGTCGAGTATGTCGCGCTGCGGATGTCCGACGGCGTGTGGACCGTGATCGGCGACCCGTGCTCCAGCGACACCATCCCGGAGACGATCCGCGACTACGTGAAGTGCTGA
- a CDS encoding AI-2E family transporter — MRKRRKKTGDKAGADEAPAGPQLGPAGSPFAKTSFHHGFYMGVGLLLAYALYLAVEVTLSLLIVILVAGFLAIGLNPLVTRIQGWGMPRGLAVATVCLGVLLIVCGGLMSIVPAIITEVTKFVEAIPGLVQHYSEQEWLKNLDKKYHLLDQAQEALKGIKPSTVLEAAGGLAGVVGGVVGSVFDGVMISLLTIYFLVSFDRLKGGFYKLLPAPRRQRAQALGDVILAKVGAYTVGALGIGATAGVCSYVFMFFAGVPYAIALAFVVAILDLIPQIGATLGAVVVTLVGLTVSVWVALACAIFFIIYQQLENWVIYPTIMRRSVKVSDLAAILGILIGAGLMGVVGALLAVPAVAAIQLIVREVYIPRQDAA, encoded by the coding sequence ATGCGCAAGCGGCGCAAGAAGACCGGTGACAAGGCCGGAGCCGACGAGGCCCCCGCGGGGCCGCAACTGGGTCCGGCGGGTTCGCCGTTCGCCAAGACGTCGTTCCACCATGGCTTCTACATGGGCGTCGGGCTGCTGTTGGCCTACGCGCTGTACCTGGCCGTCGAGGTCACGCTCTCGCTGTTGATCGTGATCCTGGTGGCGGGTTTCCTCGCCATCGGACTCAATCCGCTCGTGACCCGGATCCAGGGCTGGGGAATGCCGCGCGGGCTGGCGGTGGCGACGGTGTGCCTGGGGGTGCTGCTGATCGTGTGCGGCGGGCTCATGTCCATTGTGCCCGCCATCATCACCGAGGTGACGAAGTTCGTCGAGGCGATTCCGGGGCTGGTGCAGCATTACAGCGAGCAGGAGTGGCTGAAGAACCTCGACAAGAAGTACCACCTGCTCGACCAGGCGCAGGAGGCGCTGAAGGGCATCAAGCCCAGCACGGTCCTGGAGGCCGCGGGCGGACTGGCCGGTGTGGTCGGCGGTGTGGTCGGGTCGGTCTTCGACGGCGTCATGATCTCGCTGTTGACCATCTACTTCCTGGTGTCCTTCGACCGGCTCAAGGGCGGCTTCTACAAGCTGCTGCCCGCTCCCCGTCGGCAGCGCGCCCAGGCGCTGGGTGACGTGATCCTGGCGAAGGTGGGCGCCTACACCGTTGGGGCGCTGGGGATCGGGGCCACCGCCGGGGTGTGCTCGTACGTGTTCATGTTCTTCGCCGGGGTGCCCTACGCGATCGCGTTGGCGTTCGTGGTGGCGATCCTCGACCTGATACCGCAGATCGGCGCGACGCTGGGCGCCGTCGTCGTCACGCTCGTGGGACTGACGGTGAGCGTCTGGGTCGCCCTCGCCTGCGCGATCTTCTTCATCATTTACCAGCAGCTCGAGAATTGGGTCATATATCCGACAATCATGCGTCGTTCAGTGAAGGTCTCGGACCTCGCGGCGATTCTCGGAATCCTCATCGGGGCGGGACTGATGGGAGTGGTCGGGGCATTGCTCGCGGTACCGGCGGTGGCGGCGATCCAGCTCATCGTCCGCGAGGTCTACATTCCACGACAGGATGCCGCGTAG